The following proteins are co-located in the Deltaproteobacteria bacterium CG2_30_66_27 genome:
- a CDS encoding phosphoadenosine phosphosulfate reductase: protein MAVTMEQARQWGERFEGEGPEAVLRWALSEFHPDIALASSFSMEDIVLTAMMADVRSDVRIFALDTGRLHEETYEVAEEVRRRMGVRIEWCFPDRAAVEELERNKGLYSFRESLENRHECCRIRKVEPLSRALSGLRAWVTGQRREQAVTRRNLYVVEIDETHGGILKLNPLAGWTEGDVREYVRKRGLPVNRLHDMGYPSIGCAPCTRPVAPGEDPRAGRWWWERPEQKECGLHARNAGGNDRRNKGEGEE, encoded by the coding sequence ATGGCGGTAACGATGGAACAGGCAAGACAATGGGGTGAGCGGTTCGAGGGGGAGGGTCCCGAGGCGGTCCTTCGGTGGGCCTTGTCCGAATTCCACCCGGACATCGCGCTCGCATCGAGTTTCAGCATGGAAGATATCGTCCTCACCGCCATGATGGCGGACGTCCGTTCCGACGTCCGGATCTTCGCCCTGGACACCGGCCGGCTCCACGAGGAGACGTACGAGGTGGCCGAGGAGGTGCGCCGCAGGATGGGCGTCCGGATCGAATGGTGCTTCCCGGACCGGGCGGCGGTCGAGGAACTGGAGAGAAACAAGGGGCTGTACTCCTTCCGGGAGAGCCTGGAAAACCGCCACGAGTGTTGCCGAATCCGGAAAGTGGAGCCTCTGTCCCGCGCCCTTTCGGGGTTGCGCGCGTGGGTGACGGGGCAGCGCAGGGAGCAGGCCGTTACGCGAAGGAACCTGTACGTCGTGGAGATCGACGAGACCCACGGGGGGATCCTCAAGCTGAACCCTCTTGCCGGCTGGACGGAAGGAGACGTGAGGGAGTATGTCCGGAAACGGGGGCTCCCCGTCAACCGGCTCCACGATATGGGGTACCCCTCGATCGGCTGCGCCCCGTGCACGCGCCCCGTCGCTCCCGGCGAGGACCCAAGGGCGGGCCGGTGGTGGTGGGAACGGCCCGAGCAGAAGGAGTGCGGGCTCCATGCAAGGAACGCCGGCGGAAACGACCGCCGCAACAAAGGTGAAGGAGAAGAGTAA
- a CDS encoding sulfate adenylyltransferase, giving the protein MDNLDALENQSIYIFREAQRKFKDLAMLWSIGKDSTTLLWLARKAFFGKVPFPLVHIDTSFKHPTMIEYRDRMAKEWAVNLIVSRNEEALCQGMEPGKGRFVCCNALKTQGLQQILDRHGFKGVFLGIRRDEEGSRAKERIFSPRDKNFEWNYKDQPPELWDQFNTSFGPETHVRIHPLLSWTELDIWEYIRREEIPVCPLYLSRDGKRFRSLGCVPCNFPIDSRASTVDEIIEELKVTKTPERAGRAQDHEAAYMMQKLRSLGYM; this is encoded by the coding sequence ATGGATAATCTCGATGCGCTGGAGAACCAGAGCATCTACATCTTCCGGGAGGCGCAGCGGAAGTTCAAGGACCTCGCCATGCTGTGGTCGATCGGCAAGGATTCGACCACGCTGTTATGGCTGGCGCGCAAGGCGTTTTTCGGCAAGGTTCCCTTTCCTCTCGTCCACATCGACACCAGTTTCAAACATCCGACGATGATCGAGTACCGGGACCGGATGGCGAAGGAGTGGGCGGTGAATCTCATCGTCAGCCGGAACGAGGAAGCTCTCTGCCAGGGGATGGAGCCCGGAAAGGGGCGTTTCGTCTGCTGCAACGCCCTCAAGACGCAAGGGCTGCAGCAAATACTCGACCGGCACGGGTTCAAGGGGGTCTTCCTCGGGATCCGGCGCGACGAGGAGGGGTCCCGGGCGAAGGAGCGGATCTTTTCTCCCCGCGACAAGAACTTCGAGTGGAACTACAAGGACCAGCCGCCGGAGCTTTGGGACCAGTTCAACACCTCCTTCGGCCCCGAGACCCACGTGAGAATCCACCCGCTCCTGTCGTGGACGGAGCTGGACATCTGGGAATACATCCGCAGGGAGGAGATCCCCGTCTGCCCCCTGTACCTGTCGAGGGACGGGAAGCGGTTCCGGTCGCTGGGGTGCGTTCCTTGCAACTTCCCGATTGATTCCCGCGCCTCCACGGTGGACGAGATCATCGAGGAGCTCAAGGTGACGAAAACTCCGGAGCGCGCAGGCCGCGCCCAGGACCACGAGGCGGCGTACATGATGCAGAAGCTGCGCTCCCTCGGCTACATGTGA